The Alkalinema sp. FACHB-956 genome includes a region encoding these proteins:
- a CDS encoding M48 family metallopeptidase, whose amino-acid sequence MSIEERATAMMQRGKQNGPQRFGQLRRLPLQRLQRILQRQVLPFVLGVLLALSPGLRTIAAQTVIASPSPSTSPSPSPTATPTATPTATPTVTPTVTPTVTPTTSPTIPLPNLPTPQPTASPKADTITPDPVSQPQPNPDAKPKLELPKDPLNPEPTPEEKQAETERYQKLLEADLRYQSGDIEAAVAMYKAVKPAFENVPERPAQPPLMTNPEELPPAGKVYWREANQGWDAGLESRSIVAIDLLVKNYPQFLPGQLLALKIYDKYGKSDQALKALDAMAADYPREPEVIKARVAALAKAERWIDASIAARQFALMNPDHGEVNAFVQLADENLERYRKALRKKVTGNVIGNIITGAIGYAVTGGLLGPFTAAQSAISLLRGESGLGKSIAKSVKRQVPMVEDAEVLAYVNELGQKMAAIAGRKDFEYEFNVILDDKLNAFALPGGKIFINAGAIVKSRSTAELAGLLGHEISHAALTHGFQLMSQGNLIASVVGYVPYVGGIASDLIVFNYSRDMERQADDVGTRLLAASGYAADGLRNLMVTMQQEEKRKGDQRPPEWASTHPGSGERVKNLETIITQSGYNRYAFEGVERHETLRQKVLQLIKEEQERQKKSGNSDRMLPQR is encoded by the coding sequence ATGTCGATCGAGGAGAGGGCAACAGCCATGATGCAACGGGGTAAGCAGAACGGGCCACAGAGGTTTGGGCAATTGCGACGACTGCCCTTGCAACGACTGCAACGAATCCTTCAGCGGCAGGTGTTACCGTTTGTCCTAGGAGTACTGCTAGCGCTGTCACCGGGGTTACGCACGATCGCGGCTCAGACGGTAATCGCCTCCCCCAGTCCTAGCACCAGTCCCAGTCCTAGCCCCACTGCGACACCCACCGCGACACCGACTGCGACACCTACAGTAACGCCCACAGTGACACCCACAGTAACGCCCACAACTTCTCCTACGATCCCACTCCCCAACCTTCCCACCCCCCAACCCACGGCCTCTCCCAAAGCGGATACCATCACCCCCGATCCCGTCTCCCAACCCCAACCCAACCCCGACGCAAAACCGAAGCTGGAACTCCCGAAAGATCCCCTCAACCCAGAGCCAACGCCCGAGGAAAAGCAAGCGGAAACGGAACGGTATCAGAAACTGCTGGAGGCCGATCTACGCTACCAATCGGGGGACATTGAAGCAGCGGTGGCGATGTACAAGGCGGTGAAGCCAGCCTTTGAGAATGTGCCGGAACGCCCAGCCCAGCCGCCCTTGATGACGAATCCTGAGGAATTGCCGCCAGCGGGGAAGGTCTATTGGCGGGAGGCGAACCAGGGGTGGGATGCGGGGCTGGAAAGCCGTTCGATCGTGGCGATCGATTTGCTGGTGAAAAATTACCCGCAGTTTTTGCCGGGGCAACTGTTGGCGCTGAAAATCTATGACAAATATGGCAAGTCTGACCAGGCGTTGAAAGCCTTGGATGCGATGGCTGCGGACTATCCCAGAGAACCGGAGGTGATTAAGGCGCGGGTGGCGGCATTGGCGAAGGCGGAACGCTGGATTGATGCCTCGATCGCGGCGCGGCAGTTTGCCTTGATGAATCCAGATCATGGTGAAGTCAATGCATTTGTGCAATTGGCGGATGAAAATTTGGAACGCTACCGCAAAGCTTTACGCAAAAAGGTGACTGGCAATGTGATTGGCAATATCATCACGGGCGCGATCGGGTATGCGGTTACGGGTGGATTGCTGGGGCCCTTTACGGCGGCGCAAAGTGCGATTTCGCTACTGCGGGGGGAATCGGGTTTGGGTAAAAGCATTGCCAAATCGGTGAAGCGACAAGTCCCGATGGTGGAAGATGCGGAGGTGCTGGCCTATGTCAATGAACTGGGGCAGAAGATGGCGGCGATCGCGGGACGTAAGGATTTTGAGTATGAGTTCAATGTGATTTTGGATGACAAGCTGAATGCGTTTGCCTTACCGGGGGGCAAGATTTTTATTAATGCGGGGGCGATCGTGAAGAGTCGATCGACGGCGGAGTTGGCGGGGTTGCTGGGCCATGAGATTTCCCACGCGGCACTGACCCATGGCTTTCAACTGATGTCGCAGGGGAATTTGATTGCGAGTGTGGTGGGGTATGTGCCCTATGTGGGGGGGATTGCCAGTGATTTGATTGTGTTTAATTACAGTCGCGATATGGAACGGCAGGCGGATGATGTGGGAACGCGATTGCTGGCGGCATCGGGTTACGCAGCGGATGGGTTACGCAATTTGATGGTGACGATGCAACAGGAGGAGAAACGCAAGGGCGATCAGCGGCCTCCGGAGTGGGCTTCGACGCACCCAGGTTCGGGGGAACGGGTGAAGAATTTGGAGACGATTATTACCCAGTCGGGCTATAACCGTTATGCCTTTGAGGGCGTAGAGCGTCACGAGACCCTACGCCAGAAGGTATTGCAGTTGATTAAGGAAGAGCAGGAACGGCAGAAGAAATCGGGGAACTCCGATCGAATGCTGCCACAGCGTTAA
- a CDS encoding cupin domain-containing protein: protein MEITIEHQPSAEKLAQLGVKQWPIWTKEASEFDWFYDEAETCYLLAGDVTVTPEGGEPVRFGQGDLVTFPAGMACVWNIHSDVKKHYAFG from the coding sequence ATGGAAATCACGATCGAACATCAACCCAGTGCGGAAAAATTAGCGCAATTGGGCGTCAAACAATGGCCGATTTGGACGAAGGAAGCATCGGAATTTGATTGGTTCTATGATGAAGCGGAAACCTGCTACCTGCTGGCAGGGGATGTCACTGTGACGCCGGAAGGTGGGGAACCTGTGCGGTTTGGCCAGGGCGATTTGGTCACGTTTCCCGCTGGCATGGCCTGTGTTTGGAACATTCACAGTGACGTGAAAAAGCATTACGCCTTTGGTTAA
- a CDS encoding caspase family protein produces the protein MKRRHFLEFAATTLATIGLSPSSFQRSGDHMGRVLAQSTPRKLALLVGINQYPKGIRSLRGCATDVQLQRELLIHRFGFKAQDILVLQPETLQPTRQNIIQAFEEHLIQQAKPGDVVVFHFSGHGARVRDPKPISEDGLNGVIVPIDYQIANNEGDRNLQTSVNSIMGRSLFLLTAALKTENFTAVLDCCHSGGASRNANSAIDQTVLRSIFRDNLAAPRPSDAELADQDRWMQAMGWTTAELQQRRQQGIAKGVMLGSAQRNQFSADVSFGDFYAGAFTYLLTRYLWQATSDQNLGNVFIDLGRNTKDLAKTSRIVQDPIYEVKPGSNYQQQPIYLTKPPQPAAEAVVQSVQGDRVEFWLGGISPESLDAFSKNAKFAIVNSAGQALGHIRQQGRTGLIGYGTLEGTPKAAIVPGALLQEQVRGIAIETTLRLGVTAAVTDNLQQLKTNLVNTRRIPAQRLELLSHRPDQAVDYILHRNDQGKLEVCTIDLKILPNGLAAGGSELERLAQRLQSLLAVKVLKTLSNGNSSTLKVSVEILDRKREALVGVTESRGGGSRQRRRSAPVQAVKAGSEIALKLINQDRQPLHVAVLAIASNGDLTILHPLLWDGSQKPVPLAPQEHRMVPASNDRFQFMIEPPAGFLELITLASTEPLNDVLRGLQKIAQQRGTRSGSPLDLQNGEPLAIVGDLLNTLDRDLKRNQKTVAQVAVDRFAMLSTILEVQA, from the coding sequence ATGAAACGTCGCCACTTTTTGGAATTTGCTGCTACTACGTTGGCTACGATCGGCCTGAGTCCGTCGAGTTTCCAGCGTTCCGGCGATCACATGGGACGGGTGTTAGCGCAGTCCACGCCGCGCAAACTGGCGTTATTAGTGGGCATTAATCAGTATCCCAAGGGCATTCGATCGCTGCGGGGTTGCGCAACGGATGTGCAATTACAACGGGAATTACTGATCCATCGCTTTGGGTTTAAGGCTCAGGACATTCTTGTCTTGCAACCAGAGACGCTGCAACCGACGCGGCAAAATATCATTCAAGCGTTTGAGGAACACCTGATTCAGCAGGCGAAACCGGGGGATGTAGTTGTTTTCCATTTTTCTGGCCATGGGGCGCGGGTGCGTGATCCCAAACCCATTAGTGAAGATGGCTTAAATGGTGTGATTGTTCCGATCGACTATCAAATTGCCAATAACGAGGGCGATCGTAATCTCCAGACTTCCGTGAATAGCATTATGGGACGCAGTTTATTCCTATTAACTGCTGCGTTGAAAACGGAGAACTTTACCGCAGTGCTGGATTGTTGCCATTCTGGAGGGGCGAGCCGTAATGCAAACTCGGCGATCGACCAAACGGTGCTGCGATCGATTTTTCGCGACAACCTGGCAGCGCCTCGGCCCAGTGATGCGGAGTTGGCGGATCAGGATCGCTGGATGCAGGCGATGGGTTGGACGACAGCGGAATTGCAGCAACGACGACAACAGGGCATTGCTAAGGGCGTGATGTTAGGGTCGGCTCAACGTAACCAATTTTCGGCGGACGTTTCCTTTGGGGATTTCTATGCGGGGGCGTTTACCTATCTGTTGACGCGCTATCTGTGGCAGGCAACGAGTGACCAAAATTTAGGCAATGTTTTTATTGATCTGGGGCGCAATACGAAGGATTTAGCGAAAACGTCGCGGATTGTGCAAGATCCGATTTATGAAGTTAAACCCGGCAGCAATTACCAGCAACAACCGATTTATCTCACTAAGCCGCCCCAACCTGCCGCAGAAGCGGTGGTGCAGTCGGTGCAGGGCGATCGGGTGGAGTTTTGGCTCGGGGGCATTTCTCCGGAAAGCTTAGATGCGTTTTCCAAAAATGCGAAATTTGCGATCGTCAATTCCGCTGGTCAGGCGTTGGGACACATTCGTCAACAGGGACGGACGGGGCTGATCGGCTATGGCACCCTCGAAGGAACCCCTAAAGCAGCTATCGTTCCAGGTGCTTTATTACAGGAACAGGTGCGGGGGATCGCGATCGAGACGACTTTGCGTCTAGGCGTTACGGCTGCGGTCACGGATAATTTACAACAATTGAAAACGAACCTCGTGAATACGCGCCGGATTCCGGCCCAGCGCTTAGAATTACTCAGCCATCGTCCCGATCAAGCAGTGGATTACATTCTGCATCGCAATGACCAAGGGAAATTGGAGGTGTGTACAATTGACCTGAAAATTCTCCCCAATGGTTTAGCCGCAGGCGGATCAGAACTAGAACGTTTAGCCCAACGTTTGCAAAGTTTACTGGCGGTGAAGGTGTTGAAAACGCTATCGAATGGCAATAGTTCAACGCTGAAGGTGTCGGTGGAAATTCTCGATCGCAAACGGGAAGCGTTGGTGGGTGTGACGGAAAGTCGAGGCGGTGGAAGTCGTCAGCGGCGACGGTCTGCCCCAGTCCAAGCGGTCAAAGCGGGATCGGAGATTGCGTTGAAGCTGATTAATCAGGATCGTCAGCCGTTGCATGTGGCGGTTCTAGCGATCGCGAGTAATGGTGATTTGACGATTTTGCATCCGTTGCTTTGGGATGGTTCGCAGAAACCCGTGCCACTGGCTCCCCAGGAACATCGCATGGTTCCCGCAAGCAACGATCGCTTTCAATTTATGATCGAACCGCCTGCGGGATTTTTAGAGTTAATTACCTTAGCCAGTACGGAACCGCTGAATGATGTGCTGCGAGGGTTACAGAAAATTGCCCAGCAGCGGGGTACCCGATCGGGCAGTCCCTTGGATTTGCAAAATGGGGAACCGTTGGCGATCGTGGGGGATTTGTTGAACACGCTCGATCGTGATCTCAAACGCAATCAAAAAACGGTTGCCCAAGTTGCCGTCGATCGATTCGCGATGCTGTCTACGATTTTGGAAGTTCAAGCGTAA